Genomic window (Candidatus Desulfarcum epimagneticum):
TTTCCACCAGGGTCACCTCGTATCCCGCGTCGGCCGCGTCCAGGGCCGCGGACATGCCGGTGACGCCGCCGCCGATGACCAGTATTCTCCGGCTGAGACTTTCCACCAGGTAAGGCTCGGGAAGCTCCACTTTTTCCACCCGCGCCATGCCCATCTTCAGGTAATCCTCGGCGAGCATCTGGAGACTGTCAAAATGTTCTCCGTCATCTTTCTGCTCCTCGGTCAAAGCCGGGTGCTTGTCTCTCGGGTGAGACCAGACCACCTGCTCCCGGATGTTCACCCGGTCCACGATGCAGCTGTCGAATTTGAAAATGTCAAAATTCACCCGGCGGGAACAGGCCGCGATGACCAGGGTGTTGACGCCCTTTTCCGCAATGTCTTTTTGGATCAGCTCGATTCCGTCTTTTCCGCACAAAATGGGATGGCTTTGAACCGGGAGACCTTCTTCGTCGGCCACAGCGCCCAGCGCCTCGATATCAAGGGCATCGCCTATTCCGCATCCTGAGCAGATATATACGCCATACTTTTTATCCATGGATACCTCCTAGTTTTTCACCAGAGTTTGGATTGCCTTTAAGGCCATGCCCGTGGCATTCTGGTTGGATGACACCACATCCGCCGGTTTGTTGGCGCATCCCGCGGCAAACATGCCGCCTTTTTCAAAATCGTTTATGATAAAACCGTCTTCCGTGTATTTCAAATCCCCGGGAAGCTTGGCCGCGGCCGCCGAAGGCTGCATGCCGGTGGCCAGAACCGCCATTTCAACCTTTTGCCGGGTTTTTTCCCCGGTCACGGCGTTTTCCGCCACAACGGTGATATCGCCGCCGGCCTCTTCGGAGACCTCCGCCACTTTGCCTTTGATCAGGAAAATGTTTTCATCCTCCTTGATCTTTTTGTAGAACTTTTCATACCTCTGGCCCGGGGCCCGCAAGTCGATGTAGAAGATGTAGATTTTGGCGTCGGGATACCGCTCGCGCAGATAAGTGGCCTGTTTGAGAGAGGCCATGCAGCAGATGTATGAGCAGTAGGGAAGATGGTTCTCATCTCTGGAGCCGGCGCATTGGACAAAGGCCACGCTCTCGGGGGCTTTGCCGTCTGAAGGTCTGAGGATTTTTCCCTTTGTGGGGCCGTTGGGCGCGGCGAGGCGCTCCATCATCATGTTGGTGATGATGTTGTCATATTTTCCAAAACCCAGGTTGTCGATTTTTTTGGCGTCGTAGGGGGTCCATCCGGTGGCCCAGACAATGGCTCCCGCCTGGATGTTTAAGGTCTTGGGCTCCATGTCGAAATCAACGGCGCCGTATGGGCACGCGTCCAGGCATTTTTGCGCGTCATCTGCGCCCTTGATTTTGGGATCAATCACGTACCGGGCGGGAAAGGCCATCTCGAAAGGCAGTCTGGCGCCTTTGGCCCGGCTCATGCCGAAATTGAAGTCATCGTCCACCTCGGTCTTGACGGCCGCCTCGCATTCCCCGCAGCATGTGCATTTTTCGTTCACATACCTGGGGTTGATTTTAATGGCGACGTCATAGGCCCCGGGGGAGCCCTCCACTTTTTCCACCTCCGCCAGGGTGAATACCTTTAAGCGGGGATTGTCTTTAATTCTTCTAAAATTGATTTCCAGGCCGCAGGTCGGGGGGCATAGCTTCGGGAAATACTGGTTCAACTGCGCCACTCTTCCGCCCAGGTAAGGATTTTTTTCGACCAGGAACACCTCATACCCCACTTCGGCGGCTTCGAGGGCCGTGGTCAGCCCGCTGATTCCTCCGCCGACAACCAAAATGGTTCCGCTTGCCGGGGCTGCTTTGTCTTCTGTCATGTGCCATCCCTCCGTGCATGTCTCAGGGCCAAGCAAAAAAGTTAAATCCGGGCGTGGATTTTTTTGATCAGCCTTCTTTGTGTTGATTTTGTTTTTTCCGTTCGGGCCCGTCCGGGCCCCTGGATCATGGGGGGCGCCGGGGCTTGAAACCCCATGCGCATATGACAAAAACCTCCAGCTGTCCATCGACGGCTGGAGGTTTTTGTCACAATGGTCTCATGCCGTTAAGCGCGCATGATTTAGTCGGAAATCATCTTGATGTAATCTTTCTTGAACACGTCCCATTTCCCTGCCTTGGGATCATACTTTGAGTTCACAAAGCAGAACCAGTTCTCATCATCCTGCCCCGGGAAATCGCATTGATAGTAGAAACCCGGATAACGTGTTTCTTTCCGGAACTGGATGTGACGCAGATGGGCCTCAACGGTCCAGATGCGGTGCTCAATCTCCCAGGCTCTCATCAGCTCGTGGAGGTCGCCTGCGGCCAGTTTTTCACAGTCTTCCCTCATGGTGGCCAGAAGTTCCATGATGATCTCAAGACTCTTGGAGCTGGTCATGTAGAAAGTGGCCGTTCCGGCGCCGTACTCATGGGTGGCCTTCATCAGACGCAGGGCCATTCCGTCGGGCTTGATGTACGCGGGGTTGATATCCGGCGCGGTGCTGTAGTCTTTGTTCTCCAGGTACAGCTTGACCGGCCTGTAAACCAGGTCCACCAGCTCGTCGTTGGATTTGTCCAGCGCAGGCGCGAAATCAGCGTGATCCTTGGCGTATCTCACCATCTGTTTGGCCACGAGACGTCCCTCGGCATGGGAGCCGGAGGAAAATTTATGTCCGGAGCAGCCCACGCCGTCACCGGAGGTGAACAGACCGTTGACCGTGGTCATGCGGTTGTAAACCTTGCCGTTGTCGGCTTTGATTTTGTAAGAGTCCGGGACCCAGTCGTAGTCCGGTCCGGAGACCCACAGTCCGCAGCAGCCGGAGTGAGAGCCGAGCAGGTAAGGCTCGGTGGGCATGATTTCGGAGTTTTTCTTTTCAGGCTCGGTGTTGGTGGCGC
Coding sequences:
- a CDS encoding Heterodisulfide reductase subunit A, with protein sequence MTEDKAAPASGTILVVGGGISGLTTALEAAEVGYEVFLVEKNPYLGGRVAQLNQYFPKLCPPTCGLEINFRRIKDNPRLKVFTLAEVEKVEGSPGAYDVAIKINPRYVNEKCTCCGECEAAVKTEVDDDFNFGMSRAKGARLPFEMAFPARYVIDPKIKGADDAQKCLDACPYGAVDFDMEPKTLNIQAGAIVWATGWTPYDAKKIDNLGFGKYDNIITNMMMERLAAPNGPTKGKILRPSDGKAPESVAFVQCAGSRDENHLPYCSYICCMASLKQATYLRERYPDAKIYIFYIDLRAPGQRYEKFYKKIKEDENIFLIKGKVAEVSEEAGGDITVVAENAVTGEKTRQKVEMAVLATGMQPSAAAAKLPGDLKYTEDGFIINDFEKGGMFAAGCANKPADVVSSNQNATGMALKAIQTLVKN